The following proteins come from a genomic window of Aspergillus luchuensis IFO 4308 DNA, chromosome 3, nearly complete sequence:
- the TUF1 gene encoding translation elongation factor Tu (COG:J;~EggNog:ENOG410PFSB;~InterPro:IPR041709,IPR005225,IPR027417,IPR000795, IPR031157,IPR004161,IPR004160,IPR009000,IPR004541, IPR009001,IPR033720;~PFAM:PF03143,PF00009,PF03144,PF01926;~go_function: GO:0003746 - translation elongation factor activity [Evidence IEA];~go_function: GO:0003924 - GTPase activity [Evidence IEA];~go_function: GO:0005525 - GTP binding [Evidence IEA];~go_process: GO:0006414 - translational elongation [Evidence IEA]) gives MSSLARSANLLFRSSRASLLRPRAVNPIQHVFLGDKLAARGMATAFERTKPHVNIGTIGHVDHGKTTLTAAITKHQASKGLAQFLEYGAIDKAPEERKRGITISSAHIEYATDARHYSHVDCPGHADYIKNMITGAANMDGAIIVVAASDGQMPQTREHLLLARQVGVQKIVVFVNKVDAIDDPEMLELVELEMRELLSTYGFEGEETPIVFGSALCAIEDRRPDIGTERIDALLEAVDTWIPTPQRDLDKPFLMSIEEVFSIPGRGTVASGRVERGLLKRDSEVEIIGTTNEVIKTKVTDIETFKKSCSESRAGDNSGLLLRGVRREDLRRGMVIAAPGSAKANSKFMVSMYVLTEAEGGRRTGFGVQYRPQLFIRTADEAAEFSFPDGDQSRRIMPGDNVEMIVKTHRPVAAEAGQRFNIREGGRTVATGLVTRVLEE, from the exons ATGTCCAGCCTCGCCAGATCTGCCAACCTCCTTTTCCGCTCTAGCAGGGCCTCCCTGCTGCGCCCCCGCGCTGTCAACCCCATCCAGCATGTCTTCCTCGGCGACAAGCTGGCTGCCCGTGGTATGGCAACCGCTTTCGAGCGTACCAAGCCTCACGTCAACATCG GTACCATTGGTCACGTCGATCACGGCAAG ACCACCTTGACCGCTGCCATCACCAAGCACCAGGCCTCCAAGGGTCTCGCTCAGTTCCTCGAGTATGGTGCCATTGACAAGGCTCCTGAGGAGCGTAAGCGTGGTATCACCATCTCCTCTGCCCACATCGAGTACGCCACCGACGCTCGTCACTACTCCCACGTCGACTGCCCCGGTCACGCCGATTACATCAAGAACATGATCACTGGTGCCGCCAACATGGACGGTGCTATCATTGTCGTCGCCGCCTCCGACGGTCAGAT GCCCCAGACTCGTGAGCACTTGCTGCTTGCTCGTCAGGTCGGTGTCCAGAAGATCGTTGTCTTCGTCAACAAGGTCGATGCTATCGATGACCCCGAGATGCTGGAGCTCGTTGAGCTGGAAATGCGCGAGCTTCTCAGCACCTACGGATTCGAGGGTGAGGAGACCCCCATCGTCTTCGGCTCTGCTCTCTGCGCCATTGAGGACCGCCGCCCCGACATCGGTACCGAGCGTATCGACGCTCTCCTCGAGGCCGTTGACACCTGGATCCCCACTCCCCAGCGTGACCTTGACAAGCCTTTCTTGATGTCCATTGAGGAAGTTTTCTCCATCCCCGGTCGTGGTACCGTCGCCTCCGGCCGTGTCGAGCGTGGTCTCCTGAAGCGTGATAGCGAGGTTGAGATCATCGGTACCACCAACGAGGTCATCAAGACCAAGGTTACCGACATTGAGACCTTCAAGAAGTCCTGCTCCGAGTCCCGCGCCGGTGACAACTCCGGTCTCCTGCTCCGTGGTGTCCGCCGTGAGGATCTCCGCCGTGGTATGGTCATTGCCGCTCCTGGCAGCGCCAAGGCCAACAGCAAGTTCATGGTCTCCATGTACGTCCTGACCGAGGCTGAGGGTGGTCGCCGTACCGGTTTCGGTGTCCAGTACCGTCCCCAGCTGTTCATCCGCACTGCCG ATGAGGCTGCTGAGTTCAGCTTCCCCGACGGAGACCAGTCCCGCCGTATCATGCCCGGTGACAACGTCGAGATGATCGTCAAGACCCACCGCCCCGTCGCCGCCGAGGCCGGTCAGCGCTTCAACATCCGTGAGGGTGGTCGCACTGTCGCCACTGGTCTGGTCACTCGTGTCCTGGAAGAGTAA
- a CDS encoding putative translation initiation factor IF3 (COG:J;~EggNog:ENOG410PSJU;~InterPro:IPR036788,IPR001288;~go_function: GO:0003743 - translation initiation factor activity [Evidence IEA];~go_process: GO:0006413 - translational initiation [Evidence IEA]), producing the protein MKHMRRLVPPTRALRQILLTPQPAFRPQFFQLTPRINEIPSRSYSPTTPLLKFRTRATPRALPQYILDEEIGALYVQIVNENNSLDPPVSLRDALRQIDRSSQTLQQVSPGSGDGVPICKVVNKFELREIAKAKAKPAKDGLKQLELNWAIDAHDLAHRLKQLTTFLEKGRKVELILTRKKHKRSPTVEEVKNLMDRVMETVREAKALPVRPMEGEPGKHVVLVVKKDV; encoded by the coding sequence ATGAAGCACATGCGCCGTCTCGTCCCTCCCACTCGGGCCCTTcgccaaatcctcctcactccTCAGCCTGCCTTTCGTCCTCAATTCTTCCAACTCACTCCCCGCATCAATGAAATCCCCTCTCGATCCTACAGCCCGACTACTCCTCTGCTGAAATTCCGCACAAGAGCTACTCCTCGTGCCCTGCCGCAATacatcctcgacgaagaGATCGGGGCGCTATATGTCCAAATCGTGAACGAAAACAACAGCCTTGACCCCCCTGTCAGTCTTCGAGATGCTTTGCGACAAATCGACCGTTCGAGTCAAACATTGCAACAGGTGTCACCGGGTAGTGGGGATGGAGTGCCGATTTGCAAGGTTGTAAACAAGTTTGAGCTGCGGGAAATCGCAAAGGCAAAGGCGAAACCCGCCAAGGATGGTCTAAAACAGCTGGAACTGAACTGGGCCATTGATGCCCATGATCTTGCACATCGCTTGAAGCAACTCACAACTTTTCTGGAGAAGGGTCGGAAGGTGGAGCTAATTTTGACGAGAAAGAAGCACAAGCGATCTCCTactgtggaggaggtcaagAATCTTATGGACCGGGTCATGGAGACGGTTCGGGAGGCCAAAGCCTTGCCGGTCAGACCCATGGAAGGAGAGCCGGGCAAACatgtggtgctggtggtgaagaaggatgttTAA
- a CDS encoding NOPCHAP1/New4 family protein (COG:S;~EggNog:ENOG410PYK7;~InterPro:IPR027921;~PFAM:PF15370) codes for MPSTTKRQGVDPSSTTTTTTTSTARDLDRREHSPADDDHLQHTATSTTGREEDEDDDDDDDYTSSSGSSDSDSDSDDDEEDEEEVNQKETTTTSDDMPRIPAIPKPRIGRINRNPDLLSRLSAFLPQMKTANEKLEQEIAAGRAKDVRLEIDGDDDDEDEDMEGKRYIEMNLGLGVLEEKRPGDEEADHLESQGGQDNQHVLPERPKSGKDSNVLDTLMGNAESSAEKEKPTIEEI; via the exons ATGCCCTCCACTACGAAGCGCCAGGGAGTCGATCCCTcttccactaccactaccactaccacttcTACCGCTCGCGATCTTGATCGGCGCGAACATTCCCCCGCTGACGACGACCATCTCCAACACACCGCTACATCCACCACTGGCCgtgaggaagacgaagatgatgacgatgatgatgactacACTTCCTCGTCTGGATCTAGCGATAGtgacagcgacagcgacgacgatgaggaagatgaagaagaagtaaacCAGAAGGAGACCACTACTACCTCCGACGACATGCCGCGCATTCCTGCTATACCTAAACCGCGTATCGGCCGCATTAACAGAAACCCTGACCTACTGTCCCGACTATCTGCTTTTCTGCCGCAGATGAAAACTGCGAATGAGAAGCTCGAGCAGGAGATTGCGGCGGGAAGGGCGAAGGATGTGCGATTGGAAAtagatggggatgatgatgacgaggacgaggatatGGAGGGAAAGCGGTATATCGAGATG AATCTGGGACTAGGTGTGCTGGAAGAGAAGCGGcccggtgatgaggaggcagATCATCTCGAGTCGCAGGGTGGTCAGGACAATCAACATGTTCTGCCTGAGAGGCCGAAATCTGGCAAGGACTCGAATGTGCTGGATACTTTGATGGGCAATGCGGAGTCTtcggcggagaaggagaagccgacGATCGAGGAGATATAA